In Microplitis mediator isolate UGA2020A chromosome 9, iyMicMedi2.1, whole genome shotgun sequence, the DNA window TTTCGTATTAGCGTAAGGGAAAGGGTCAAGTCGGTTCGTAGAAAATTCTGTTTAGTATTTTTGTAGAGGTGATAATGGGAAAATTCTTTCAAAAGCTTCCATTCTTTCGGCATTAAGATTATACTTCATAGTCAATGTACTATTAATTTCCAGATATTGTTTAATTTCGGGTTGAAATGGTTCCCAAGTGACATCTTGAAACAGTCGGTTGTTTTTCGGAATGGGATTACCAGTTTTAGCAAAACTCGCCCACATGGCTGTCATATGTTCGACAGTTGGTATTTCCGGTGCATTTGGCTCAAAAAATGGAAAGAATCGTTTCATGTAGAATAGATACATCAAATCGTCGTGATGGACAACACCTGAAATAAATTGGTCATGGGAATATTATgctgataaaataaagtaagcTCTGAGCGTCCAATACCCAATTGAGGAATTCTTAGGTTTACAAAATGAGAGATCAATTTAAACCTACCAAATGGTTTTTTGGTATCATCCCAAGTGTTCCAGCTAAAACGCCCTTGATAAAcgaaatgataataataaactggCTGGTCCGAGTGTTTGGAGACTAGATCAACCAGGCGATGTATTGGGAAGGATACTATAGCGTCTCCATATAACTGTGACAGAAAGATGATATGATGTCATGATGACGAATCAATCGTTCcctatgaaaaaaatccatataGAAATCGCGTCTATATTCATATGTGACCCACATGGCGTTTAgatggattcccatatagTTCCCTATAGAAATCTAGCATAAGTCCCAATATAGATTCTGACATGGGTTTCTATAGGAATTCACACTATACCAAATCCACATAAGAATCTATTgtggatttctatgtgatttttACCTCGATTTCCCATGGAAACCTGCACTATGTCAAAATCTATATGGGAGTCCAGCCTAGATTTCTATGTGGGTTTCCACATGGCATTTTTCGATGGATTCCTATATAGTTATCTATATAAATCCAAAAAAGACCCTGATATAGGTTCTTATGGGAATCCACACAATGCCAAATCAATATGTAAAGCTAGTATGGATTCTTATAGGTTCCCATGCAATCCCATTTGGATTTTTCTGGTAGGGTTGACTTTAATTTGCAATAATTACATGAGCAAGTGCTGGCCAATTCTGTAAGCcaattttctcatttttaaagtaaaaatctCGTAACTCTTGACTTATTTGCTTAGATCTTATGGTATCGCGTTCATATTGGAAGGCTATTGGTGCAATGTGATTCCAATTATCATTCAAgtcttcaaaaattgaattattccCATTCCGGGCTTCAGTCACTGCAgctacaaattaaaaaatcttagactttcaaatataatttactaaaCACAACTTACTTCTAACTCGGGAACCAAATTCATCCAAAGTAGATCCAGCCATAAAAGGCACTTTATGAAAATCACCACGTCTAATAATATCAATCGGCTGATCGACGATAAACCTCTCGAGTCCTGGGATATCAGGTTCCACTACCGGTGACCAGTAACGAATTGGATCACCGTGCCACTCAGTAAAATTGTTCACAGTCGCTGCCATTTTATCCCCTGGGACGGTTTCAAAACACTCGCGCAtaactttggaattttcaGAAGGACAATCGACAAGTCGGGCTTGTTTTTCGGCGATGTCAACTTGCTGATACTGAAGTTTTTCGCCCTTGGTCGGAGATCCACTCATAGAAACCACGCGGTGAAAGAGACCACGTGACATTGGTGACAGCATATGGAGTGCAGTGCTCCAAGATCCTGCACTATAACCAACAATCGTTACGCAGTTTGGATCACCATTGAAAGCTGCTATATTCTGTTGCACCCAACGCAATGCTTGGACCTGGTCCTTCAGCCCTAAATTTCCTGGAAATTCTTCGTCTCCAGTAGCAGTAAAGCCTATGGCGCCCAACCGAAAGTTAACTGTTACCAAAACAACATCTTCGTCCAGTAGATATTGAGGtccaaataaataactttgacCTGAAAATCCATAGAATCCTCCAGGGTGGAAGAATACTATTACCGGACTTTTGGTACAATTTTCCCCTGATGTTGGAATCTGTAGATATATAGATGACTTTTAAATATCAGCAATTTCCATGTTTTAATTAGTTCTTGGGATACCAAAAGTAATTCACTAGATGTTTGACCCCACAAATAGCAAATcctttaaaattctcataaacaaataaaaataccttTTTCGTATAAACATTGACGCATAAACAATCGTCTTGTGGTGATTGGCCACCTactcttggacatgatggacCTTCTTCAGAAGCATCAAAAACTCCTTCCCAAGCTTTAGCAGGTACCGCGACCTTACAATGAATATCATTTAACAGAAAACTTAGCAGAAAATACATTATTGACTTACTCCGAAACGTCGTTTTCCAACAGGAGATTCCGCATAACGCAGCCCTCGAAATGCATATATATCTTTATTTAGTCGTGTTCGCATCATCGAACCCTTTACCTTTCCCAGTGATATCGAGAGTTCGGGATGATTCATATTTTCTGCAGCGCACAAAGTGACAAACAAAATGAAGAGTCTCATTACTTAGAGAACAGTTAAAACTCAAGTTTCAATTGACACTGATTAAAATTACTCATCAGCAATGTTTATATAGTGAGGTCACTATAAGGAAAAAGtctaaataacaataacattTTACGTAGAAgtataatttatgtatatatcacATTATCATTCTTGCTTGTCTTGGTGatatataaattcttatcGGGACGTAAAAACCAACAATTATGTTCTCTAATTTATCGTCAGCACTggttgatattaaaaaaaatgttaaaggaAAGAggatttgttttattataattcatcttatacaatttttttataattattttttatagattccttaccaaaaaaatctatatgggATTACATGAGACCCCATAGGAATCCATATACGAAAGTATTGATTTGTGTAAGTATCCATGGGAATTAATATAGGAGTGTATGCCCTATCAAATAGAGTCCATGTGGGATTGCATAAGAACCTATAGAAATCCATACAGAAATATATGGATTTATGTAAGAATCCCTGGGAATTGTTATAGGAGTGTATGGATTTATATGAGAATCTAAGTAGGAAACCATGGGTACCTGGATTCCCAGAGGGAAATCGATGTTAAAATTCACATAGGAATTGATGTGAAATTTTCATATGGATTTGGCATGGTGTGGATTCCCATAAAAACCCATGATAGAATTATACTGGATTCCTATAGGAAACCATATGGAAATCCCTCCGATAACGCCATGTGGGAACCCACTTAGGAATCTAGCCTAGATTCccataagaattttttcgataGAGTTAATATTCAATGGGAAACAATTTGTCCCATTCATTCATCCTAtcagtatataaattttgtttcatgACCAGatcatcatttatttcaagATATGCTTGATTTTCCCGCGTAAAAGGTGTCCAGGTGACATTCAAAAAGTCATCGTTGCCAACAGGAATGGGTTCTCCTGTGCGTGCGAAATTGGCCCACATTGAAGTCATACGTCTTACTGTTGGGATTTCAGGAGCGTCAGCTTCGAAGTAAGGAAAGAAGCCATTATTGAAGAAGTAAAGTAATTCGTCATGATGAACGACtcctaataaaataaacttatcattATTAACTATTTAACAACAACAGGATACATGATTGTATTATATTACCGTAAGGTTTTTTATCGGACCATGTAGCGTGACTGTAACGACCTTGATAAGAGAATTTGTAGTAATAAACAGGTTTAGTCGAGTATTTGCCGAGCAGGTTCATCAATCGGTGCACGCCGTAGATAGTTACGCCATCCGCATACAGCTAACAATATAAATTCGGTACTCAAACTTGTTTTGCTGGTGATATTATGAATGACGcgtcaaaattaattatatctgTATTGTTTTGTTAATTTGATTTCAATGACTAGATTTTTATGTcgcaaaaaaattgatttattagttTACCTCACCCAGTcctttataattatcaattccAGCGGGTTTGCCTTTGAGATAAAACTGTCGTAAGCTTTGACTGATTGATAGAGACTTAGTAGTGTCCCGTTCGTAGAGGAAACTTATTGGTGCAATTTTTGTCCAATTAGCATTGATGTCA includes these proteins:
- the LOC130674240 gene encoding uncharacterized protein LOC130674240; the protein is MLGMSNFVILLLCGLILFIVEAKKAEYIIENDPENPEVTSPLGKIRGSLMKTRLGKTIYSFRGIRYGEPPVGQLRFKQAVPVKPWNDTFDATQEGPSCGWTKFGLQSEDCLRLNIYTTKLPEADSVPRPVIVFFHPGGFYGGSGQSTYSGPKYYLDQDIVLVTCNYRLASLGFLSTGDSLAPGNIGLKDQVEVLRFVQKNIRCFNGDPDCVTISGHSAGGWSVSLHLVSPMSKGLFHRAISMSGAATYQNPLPLHQKDLAEKQARLLDCPTDSTSSMLDCLRTKTFEEISGSLSKFFEWHGDPILVWSPVVEPDIPGVERFLTDQPVNLIKQGKFHQVPYIAGITKDEFAGVVVRLIEESTNGNNEIFDDINANWTKIAPISFLYERDTTKSLSISQSLRQFYLKGKPAGIDNYKGLGELYADGVTIYGVHRLMNLLGKYSTKPVYYYKFSYQGRYSHATWSDKKPYGVVHHDELLYFFNNGFFPYFEADAPEIPTVRRMTSMWANFARTGEPIPVGNDDFLNVTWTPFTRENQAYLEINDDLVMKQNLYTDRMNEWDKLFPIELMRLFILFVTLCAAENMNHPELSISLGKVKGSMMRTRLNKDIYAFRGLRYAESPVGKRRFGVAVPAKAWEGVFDASEEGPSCPRVGGQSPQDDCLCVNVYTKKIPTSGENCTKSPVIVFFHPGGFYGFSGQSYLFGPQYLLDEDVVLVTVNFRLGAIGFTATGDEEFPGNLGLKDQVQALRWVQQNIAAFNGDPNCVTIVGYSAGSWSTALHMLSPMSRGLFHRVVSMSGSPTKGEKLQYQQVDIAEKQARLVDCPSENSKVMRECFETVPGDKMAATVNNFTEWHGDPIRYWSPVVEPDIPGLERFIVDQPIDIIRRGDFHKVPFMAGSTLDEFGSRVRTAVTEARNGNNSIFEDLNDNWNHIAPIAFQYERDTIRSKQISQELRDFYFKNEKIGLQNWPALAHLYGDAIVSFPIHRLVDLVSKHSDQPVYYYHFVYQGRFSWNTWDDTKKPFGVVHHDDLMYLFYMKRFFPFFEPNAPEIPTVEHMTAMWASFAKTGNPIPKNNRLFQDVTWEPFQPEIKQYLEINSTLTMKYNLNAERMEAFERIFPLSPLQKY